The following are encoded together in the Gadus chalcogrammus isolate NIFS_2021 chromosome 2, NIFS_Gcha_1.0, whole genome shotgun sequence genome:
- the usp36 gene encoding ubiquitin carboxyl-terminal hydrolase 36, whose product MPIVDKLKEALKPGRKDTSEEADLNKLLASSAKKVLLQKIEFEPASKGFSYQLDSLKTKYVILNPRNEAAAGQKASESTQIKRQGSENVNGGQSDGVPPPQKVLFHGSRLALKWERVYRVGAGLHNLGNTCFLNSTVQCLTYTPPLANFLLSKEHSRTCHQSGFCMICVMQNHIIQAYANTGNAIKPVSFIRDLKKIARHFRFGSQEDAHEFLRYTIDAMQKACLNGFPKLDRQTQATTLVHQIFGGYLRSRVKCSLCKSVSDTYDPFLDIAIEIRQAANIVRALELFVKPDFLSGENAYMCAKCKKKVPATKRFTLHRASNVLTLSLKRFANFSGGKITKDVGYPEFLNIRPYMSQNIGDPVMYGLYAVLVHSGYSCHAGHYYCYVKASNGQWYQMNDSMVHSSNIKVVLNQQAYVLFYLRIPETKKNGDGHATKQALMHAGKNNLGPEQIRKASFNGPLSSPQITKKLEPAQLRKIQSMDSGLGVPISRNGAGPPQAKISNGTSASQGPSKPAGGPTLIDEPFKKLKKPPPQSLAFQRSSTPGPSHGKTDGDRRPAGDGRGIAASTSTKSLSDSSSADTTDSKDSPGPKSAPAGETPSTPRKGSSSLSSPARSVDRGGPGATEEQKKAAKPPALSLITAEASCTMSPPPAKKLALSAKKASRSSRSPRSSDASLPPSRQLYSDPPHPPHTPLTSPSHTDPHRAGPFHSPKLQSPPSSLATPPGPSKPRPQTPQKPAPAPPPQSNGFHAPPPGGALETTVTQRKKRKKRKRHHSEVEAEAVAPDEAPHPRATQPPGPASPEPREDKKQKRRKKKRKREEEDGGEPAAAAVRSHLEEDWCQGGAWSLSAPPPPVPAQTQATPPPVLSGAPAKTLAVTAEAPESPPSERPGDSVSLTKRKKRRRRRSQLPEVRPDGPSAAAESRHRGPKTSLSETAAAAALKQNSRKKKKRLKEAGVQQESGRRPAEDDRHDDDDGPPAPRPTTNGLQSSAPVVQWDSQVKDGYRRSQAPARDEDGGDAHSERGDAPPKPRPEPARASWDAERRGDVVEQLLKNSTDKAYGANVLSWDGELSSISRDAIQDTRDAINDKVIDEWDEDFDTGKVKKTKLYKKVKWRSGSIFQKIQDRKNKWSVTPGGKMAFGVRR is encoded by the exons ATGCCGATAGTCGACAAACTCAAGGAGGCCTTGAAGCCGGGCCGCAAGGACACGAGTGAGGAGGCGGACCTCAACAAGCTGTTGGCCTCCTCCGCCAAGAAAGTCCTCCTGCAGAAGATTGAATTCGAACCAGCAAGCAAGGGCTTCTCCTACCAACTGGACAGCCTGAAAACCAAGTATGTGATCCTGAACCCCCGGAACGAGGCAGCGGCTGGGCAGAAGGCGTCCGAGTCCACGCAGATAAAGAGGCAAG GCTCGGAGAACGTCAATGGGGGCCAGAGCGAcggggtccccccccctcagaagGTCCTGTTCCATGGGAGCCGGCTGGCCCTGAAGTGGGAGCGGGTCTACCGCGTGGGGGCTGGCCTCCACAACCTGGGCAACACCTGCTTCCTCAACTCCACGGTGCAGTGCCTCACCTACACGCCGCCCCTCGCCAACTTCCTGCTCTCCAAGGAGCACAGTCGCACCT GTCATCAGTCGGGCTTCTGCATGATCTGTGTGATGCAAAATCACATCATACAGGCGTACGCCAACACAGGGAACGCCATCAAACCGGTGTCCTTCATCAGAGATCTCAAAA AAATCGCCAGACACTTTCGCTTCGGCAGCCAGGAGGATGCTCATGAATTTCTACGTTACACCATCGACGCCATGCAGAAGGCCTGCCTGAACGGCTTCCCCAA ACTCGACCGTCAAACTCAGGCGACCACGTTGGTCCACCAGATCTTCGGTGGCTATCTCAGGTCAAGAG TCAAGTGCTCTCTTTGCAAAAGTGTGTCGGACACCTACGATCCTTTCCTGGACATCGCCATAGAGATCCGG CAAGCGGCCAACATCGTCCGTGCGCTGGAGCTGTTTGTAAAGCCGGACTTCCTGAGTGGGGAGAACGCCTACATGTGTGCCAA GTGCAAAAAGAAAGTTCCGGCCACCAAGCGCTTCACGCTCCACCGGGCGTCCAACGTTCTGACGCTGTCGCTGAAAAGGTTCGCCAACTTCAGCGGGGGGAAGATCACCAAG GACGTGGGTTACCCAGAGTTCCTGAACATCAGACCCTACATGTCCCAGAACATCGGAGACCCAGTGATGTACGGTCTCTACGCTGTCCTGGTGCATTCTGGTTACAGCTGCCACGCCGGTCACTATTACTGCTACGTTAAG GCCAGCAACGGCCAGTGGTACCAGATGAACGACTCCATGGTGCACTCGAGTAACATCAAGGTGGTGCTGAACCAGCAGGCGTACGTCCTGTTCTACCTGAG GATCCCTGAGACCAAGAAGAACGGTGACGGACACGCCACCAAGCAGGCcctgatgcatgctgggaagaACAACCTGGGCCCGGAGCAGATCCGCAAGGCCAGCTTCAACGGGCCTCTGTCCTCCCCGCAGATCACCAAG AAACTGGAGCCCGCTCAGCTACGCAAGATCCAGTCCATGGACAGCGGCCTGGGCGTCCCCATCTCGCGGAACGGCGCCGGCCCCCCCCAGGCCAAGATCTCCAACGGGACCTCGGCCTCGCAGGGCCCGTCGAAGCCTGCGGGCGGGCCCACGCTGATCGACGAGCCCTTCAAGAAGCTGAAGAAGCCCCCCCCTCAGAGCCTGGCCTTCCAGCGCAGCAGCACGCCCGGCCCCTCGCACGGCAAGACGGACGGGGACCGCCGGCCGGCCGGGGACGGCAGGGGCATCGCGGCATCTACCTCAACCAAGTCCCTGTCGGACTCCTCCTCGGCCGACACCACTGACTCCAAG gaCTCCCCGGGTCCCAAGAGCGCCCCCGCCGGCGAGACGCCCTCCACGCCCAGGAAGGGCTCCAGCAGCCTGTCCTCGCCGGCCCGCAGCGTGGAccgggggggccccggggccacggaggagcagaagaaggcgGCCAAGCCCCCGGCCCTGAGCCTCATCACTGCCGAGGCCTCCTGCACCATGTCCCCCCCGCCCGCCAAGAAGCTGGCCCTCTCTGCCAAGAAG GCCAGTCGCAGCAGCAGGAGTCCGAGAAGCTCTGACGCTTCGCTGCCCCCCTCACGCCAGCTGTACAGtgaccccccacacccacctcatACCCCCCTCACATCGCCCTCTCACACCGACCCCCACAG AGCTGGCCCATTCCATTCCCCCAAACTGCagtccccgccctcctccctggccactccccccggcccctccaAGCCCCGCCCTCAGACACCTCAGAagcccgcccccgccccgcctCCTCAGTCCAACGGCTTCCACGCCCCTCCACCGGGCGGCGCCCTAGAGACCACGGTAAcccagaggaagaagaggaagaagaggaaacgGCACCACTCCGAGGTCGAGGCTGAGGCCGTGGCGCCGGACGAGGCTCCGCACCCCCGGGCCACCCAGCCCCCCGGGCCCGCCTCCCCAGAGCCCCGCGAGGACAAGaagcagaagaggaggaagaagaagaggaagcgcgaggaagaggacggaggagagccggcggcggcggcggtccgGTCTCACCTGGAGGAGGACTGGTGTCAGGGGGGGGCGTGGAGCCTctcggccccccccccgccggtcCCCGCTCAGacccaggccacgccccctccggTGCTGTCGGGGGCCCCGGCGAAGACCCTCGCGGTGACGGCCGAGGCCCCGGAGAGCCCCCCGAGCGAGCGGCCAGGAGACTCGGTGTCGTtgacgaagaggaagaagaggaggagaagacggagCCAGCTGCCGGAGGTCCGGCCGGACGGGCCCTCGGCCGCGGCGGAAAG CCGCCATCGTGGACCGAAGACGTCCCTCTCTGaaaccgccgccgccgccgccttgaAGCAGAActccaggaagaagaagaagaggctaAAAGAAGCGGGCGTGCAGCAGGAGAGCGGACGACGCCCCGCTGAGGACGACCGccatgacgacgacgacggaccCCCGGCGCCGCGCCCCACCACCAACGGCCTGCAGAGCtcag CCCCCGTGGTGCAGTGGGACAGCCAGGTGAAGGACGGCTACCGGCGGAGCCAGGCGCCGGCCCGCGACGAGGACGGCGGCGACGCCCACTCTGAGCGTGGCGACGCCCCTCCCAAGCCCCGGCCCGAGCCGGCCCGGGCGTCCTGGGACGCCGAGCGGCGCGGGGACGTGGTGGAGCAGCTCCTGAAGAACTCCACGGACAAGGCCTACGGCGCCAACG TCCTCAGCTGGGACGGAGAGCTGTCCTCCATCAGCAGAGACGCCATCCAGGACACCCGCGACGCCATCAACGACAAAGTGATCGATGAGTGGGACGAAGACTTCGACACCGGGAAG gtgAAGAAAACCAAACTGTATAAGAAGGTGAAGTGGAGAAGCGGGAGCATCTTCCAGAAGATCCAGGACCGGAAAAACAAGTGGTCCGTGACCCCGGGGGGCAAGATGGCCTTCGGGGTCCGTCGCTGA